One Plantibacter sp. Leaf314 DNA segment encodes these proteins:
- a CDS encoding SIS domain-containing protein produces MSITTIVGSEATVREITQQPDVWLEASTGIAARRDEIDAFLAPLLARPELRIVLTGAGTSAFIGEIAAPSLTRTLRRRIDAVATTDIVSNPREAFAEDVPLLLVSFARSGNSPESVAATELADQSLAEVHHLVITCDETGELYRRHHDRASSLTVLMPRRSNDEGFAMTSSFSSMLLSVLLILGGADEAAVQALAAGATTILDQREVDIRALANEGCERVVYLGSGPLTGLARESALKLLELTAGRIVTYYDSALGFRHGPKAVVDDSTLAVVYLSSDPYTRRYDLDIVAELRATLSPERVIAISSEPVEGATAQDWVLPELAGLDDAQLAVGFVLVAQLLGLSYSLQLGATPDNPFPSGTVNRVVQGVRIHPMTSGAASTAPEER; encoded by the coding sequence GTGTCCATCACCACCATCGTCGGTTCGGAAGCCACCGTCCGCGAGATCACCCAGCAGCCCGACGTCTGGCTGGAGGCGTCGACGGGGATCGCCGCCCGCCGCGACGAGATCGACGCGTTCCTCGCGCCGCTCCTCGCGCGGCCCGAGCTGCGCATCGTCCTGACCGGCGCGGGCACCTCGGCCTTCATCGGTGAGATCGCGGCGCCGTCGCTGACCCGGACGCTCCGCCGCCGGATCGACGCGGTCGCGACCACGGACATCGTCTCCAACCCGCGGGAGGCGTTCGCCGAGGACGTCCCCCTGCTGCTCGTGTCCTTCGCGCGCTCCGGCAACAGCCCCGAGAGCGTCGCCGCGACCGAGCTCGCCGACCAGTCGCTCGCCGAGGTCCACCACCTGGTGATCACCTGCGACGAGACCGGCGAGCTGTACCGACGCCACCACGACCGCGCGTCGTCGCTCACCGTCCTCATGCCTCGCCGCTCCAACGACGAGGGCTTCGCGATGACGTCGAGCTTCAGCTCCATGCTGCTCTCGGTCCTCCTCATCCTCGGGGGCGCCGACGAAGCCGCAGTCCAGGCACTCGCGGCCGGCGCGACGACGATCCTCGACCAGCGCGAGGTCGACATCCGCGCGCTCGCCAACGAGGGGTGCGAACGCGTCGTCTACCTCGGCAGCGGTCCGCTCACCGGGCTGGCCCGGGAGTCGGCGCTCAAGCTCCTCGAGCTGACCGCCGGACGCATCGTCACCTACTACGACTCGGCACTCGGGTTCCGTCACGGTCCGAAGGCCGTCGTCGACGACAGCACGCTCGCGGTCGTCTACCTGTCCTCCGACCCGTACACGCGCCGGTACGACCTCGACATCGTCGCCGAACTGCGCGCGACGCTGTCGCCGGAGCGCGTCATCGCGATCTCCTCCGAACCGGTCGAGGGCGCAACGGCGCAGGACTGGGTGCTCCCCGAACTCGCCGGCCTCGACGACGCACAGCTCGCCGTGGGCTTCGTGCTCGTGGCGCAGCTGCTCGGGCTGTCGTACTCGCTCCAGCTCGGTGCGACGCCGGACAACCCGTTCCCGAGCGGCACGGTGAACCGAGTCGTGCAGGGCGTCCGGATCCACCCGATGACCTCCGGCGCAGCGAGCACCGCACCCGAGGAGCGGTAG
- a CDS encoding TipAS antibiotic-recognition domain-containing protein, producing MDEHGVTEGGMTVGRVAAEIGVSVRTLHHWDELGVATPSGRTNSGYRSYLPVDVARLRRVLLLRDLGVPLARIPTLLTAPAAERRAELTQRRRDLADTIARLEDVARSVDRLLEADEVGVLVPEDQHHDVFGDDWNPTMAESARARWGDSAQWAEYAERSAERTPEDWRAVVGPLRDLVDELAEAKRVGVVAGSEAANALAERHRAALGEYFHCTPAMHVITGRLALTEPGMADTYDRVEPGLAAWLSTLIDANARTHGVDPETAVWE from the coding sequence ATGGACGAGCACGGGGTGACCGAGGGCGGCATGACCGTCGGCCGGGTGGCGGCCGAGATCGGGGTCAGCGTCCGCACCCTCCACCACTGGGATGAACTCGGGGTCGCGACACCCTCGGGGAGGACGAACAGCGGCTACCGCTCGTACCTGCCCGTCGACGTCGCTCGACTCCGACGCGTCCTCCTGCTGCGCGACCTCGGCGTCCCACTGGCCCGGATCCCCACGCTCCTCACCGCGCCGGCCGCGGAACGCCGCGCGGAGCTCACGCAGCGGCGCCGCGACCTCGCCGACACGATCGCCCGGCTCGAAGACGTCGCGCGTTCCGTCGACCGCCTGCTCGAAGCGGACGAGGTCGGTGTGCTCGTCCCGGAGGACCAGCACCACGACGTCTTCGGTGACGACTGGAACCCGACGATGGCCGAGTCCGCACGCGCTCGCTGGGGCGACTCCGCGCAGTGGGCCGAGTACGCCGAGCGGTCCGCCGAGCGCACGCCGGAGGATTGGCGTGCGGTCGTCGGCCCACTCCGGGACCTCGTCGACGAACTCGCCGAGGCCAAGCGGGTCGGGGTCGTCGCCGGATCCGAGGCGGCGAACGCCCTCGCCGAACGGCATCGAGCCGCCCTCGGCGAGTACTTCCACTGCACGCCGGCCATGCACGTGATCACCGGTCGCCTCGCGCTGACGGAGCCCGGCATGGCCGACACCTACGACCGGGTCGAGCCGGGCCTCGCCGCCTGGCTCTCGACCCTCATCGACGCGAACGCACGCACCCACGGCGTCGACCCGGAGACCGCCGTCTGGGAATGA
- a CDS encoding N-acetylglucosamine kinase, with the protein MSLFLGVDGGGSKTAFVLLDDGGHIVAEAQTASCYYFDDDGIELVGRILTEGVAAVTSRAGVEASDIDQSFLGLPGYGEVSSDLDRLNAIPGEVLGHDRYSCDNDMVCGWAGSLGAVDGINVISGTGSMTYGERRGRGHRVGGWSELFGDEGSAYWIAARGLNAFTRMSDGRLSRGPLYDLMKARVGITSDLDVIDVVVNEWKGQRARIADLAKTVVAAAEQGDEVAARILADASEELAEIVEATRVELGFGEDEVVPVSYSGGVFSAEPVRTGFERAVAALPARYDLRTPLFGPAVGAALYAAKRAGAPLSPAALEALRAR; encoded by the coding sequence GTGTCACTCTTCCTCGGTGTGGACGGCGGCGGCTCGAAGACCGCGTTCGTGCTCCTCGACGACGGCGGACACATCGTCGCCGAGGCGCAGACGGCCAGCTGCTACTACTTCGACGACGACGGCATCGAGCTCGTCGGTCGGATCCTCACCGAGGGGGTGGCGGCGGTCACGTCGCGGGCGGGGGTCGAGGCGTCCGACATCGATCAGTCGTTTCTCGGTCTACCGGGATACGGCGAGGTCAGTTCCGACCTCGACCGCCTGAACGCGATCCCCGGCGAGGTGCTCGGTCACGACCGGTACTCGTGCGACAACGACATGGTGTGCGGCTGGGCCGGATCGCTCGGCGCCGTCGACGGCATCAACGTGATCAGCGGCACCGGGTCGATGACCTACGGCGAGCGCCGTGGCCGCGGGCACCGGGTCGGCGGGTGGAGCGAGCTGTTCGGCGACGAGGGCTCGGCGTACTGGATCGCCGCTCGAGGCTTGAACGCCTTCACGCGGATGAGCGACGGCCGGCTGTCACGCGGGCCGCTCTACGACCTCATGAAGGCGCGGGTCGGGATCACGAGCGATCTCGACGTGATCGACGTCGTGGTCAACGAGTGGAAGGGGCAGCGCGCGCGCATCGCGGACCTCGCGAAGACGGTCGTCGCTGCGGCGGAACAGGGTGACGAGGTCGCCGCGCGCATCCTGGCCGACGCGAGCGAGGAGCTGGCCGAGATCGTCGAGGCGACGCGCGTGGAGCTCGGCTTCGGCGAGGACGAGGTCGTCCCGGTGTCGTACTCGGGCGGGGTGTTCTCGGCCGAGCCGGTGCGGACGGGCTTCGAACGGGCCGTCGCGGCACTACCCGCCCGCTACGACCTCCGGACCCCGCTGTTCGGTCCGGCGGTCGGTGCAGCCCTGTACGCCGCGAAGCGGGCCGGCGCACCGCTCTCCCCCGCGGCCCTCGAGGCCCTCCGCGCCAGGTAG
- a CDS encoding DUF2268 domain-containing protein, with product MTITILDTASGMRSVLDAPEAERPARLRAMLEPVADMYRYFPGEVDLLAMHTMGSGFPIDRSRDRVVDALDRLVAADAWARIERALDDALTVQLDALPSLVVPDITVLLVLGDPDDSYFMDAIRGFIGNGSATGFLSLILWPTEENLARLEAAAVHELNHNLRYAPGGVVWDPATVVVGEQVVSEGLADAFARQLHGVSGYTPIGVAHLDDDTVLDRVVEGLEVGGMQYFVSWVHGDEAALRFGGEPVGLPMGAGYAAGNRLVDAYLSATGTTAAEALHVPSATIIEVALRELGRAG from the coding sequence ATGACGATCACGATCCTCGACACCGCCAGCGGCATGCGTTCGGTCCTCGATGCACCGGAAGCCGAACGACCAGCGCGACTCCGCGCCATGCTCGAGCCCGTCGCCGACATGTACCGGTACTTCCCCGGCGAGGTCGACCTGCTCGCCATGCACACGATGGGCTCGGGGTTCCCGATCGACCGGAGTCGGGATCGGGTCGTCGACGCCCTCGACCGACTCGTCGCCGCGGACGCCTGGGCGCGGATCGAGCGCGCTCTCGACGACGCGCTGACGGTGCAGCTCGACGCGCTCCCCAGCCTGGTGGTACCCGACATCACCGTCCTGCTCGTCCTCGGCGACCCCGACGACAGCTACTTCATGGACGCCATCCGCGGTTTCATCGGCAACGGCAGCGCGACGGGGTTCCTCTCGCTCATCCTCTGGCCGACGGAGGAGAACCTCGCGCGCCTCGAAGCGGCCGCCGTCCACGAGCTCAACCACAACCTGCGATACGCGCCGGGTGGTGTGGTCTGGGATCCGGCGACCGTCGTGGTCGGTGAACAGGTGGTCTCGGAGGGGCTCGCGGACGCGTTCGCCCGGCAGCTGCACGGGGTGTCCGGCTACACGCCGATCGGGGTCGCGCACCTCGACGACGACACGGTGCTCGATCGGGTGGTCGAGGGGCTCGAGGTCGGGGGGATGCAGTACTTCGTCTCGTGGGTGCACGGCGACGAGGCGGCCCTGCGGTTCGGAGGTGAGCCCGTCGGGCTACCGATGGGTGCCGGCTACGCGGCGGGGAACCGCCTGGTGGACGCCTACCTGTCGGCGACCGGGACGACCGCGGCCGAGGCGCTGCACGTTCCGAGCGCGACGATCATCGAGGTCGCGCTGCGCGAACTGGGCCGAGCCGGCTGA
- a CDS encoding lamin tail domain-containing protein: MPRLNRVLTMTAACAIGATALIATPAVAIAAPAPGLQINEVESSGGVPGDWIEFTNTAATAITLDGWVVKDNKDDSNYAFPAGTVVEPGAFLVVEEEQLGFGLGKEDSVRLFDPTAALADEYSWTGHAVITYGVTADRSGWAETTESTKGVANVFTAPEVPETPGEIRINEIDSQPADWVEFFNPGTEALDISGYEIRDNSDDHRWQFLPGTSIAAGEFLVVEESTVGLVGGVEAAFRDPIGIGSADEIRLFDDAGTLIDRSGTWSGHPVIGGDSLAATLARCPDGEGPFVLANITKGAANDCVLPNLAINEIESNGDATDWVEVVNLEPTAVDLSGWTVMDDDPVGHADQTTPLPAGTILEPGAYFVFDQNVDFVFGLGNGDTVTVRNAAGTTVAQHAYAAHAEGVLARCPDGTGDFADTAVSTKGLRNACGNPVRINEVESDGGSPDDWIELVNPTAATLDVSGIVVKDDDDTHAYAIPANTTIAAGGYLVIERAALGFGLGGGDTVRLFEGDALLDSTTWGEGHPATTWGRCPDATGAFAATSESTKGAANVCAGEIPVGPWPGSPDVTVLDTTPTFLEDSSGLDTQVTADGAFLWAVDNGTGTFWKLAIAADGSVSFVDGWEQGKRARFQKDASNPAAAGPDTEGITVDGAGSVYVGVERDNSVKGTTLNAVLKVDPNAPGPDVVASEEWDLTALLPTVGANLGVEAVEWVADGDLAGKLFDDNTKATYDPANYAGHGDGLFFVGVEDTGDVYAFALNADGSATLISTIDPGLPAVMALDYDTTLGVLWAVCDDGCAGTGAQITLNGTEQPGIAQVARPAGLPDLNNEGFATAPASLSVDGKRPVYWFADGFASEALRLGSLPGTTAPPVTPPTGGVTPLPGTSLTEANRGAITLADTVRRGETVTVGLEDRFAATAVEVWLYSTPARIAAGTTNAAGDLLATIPADATLGDHRVAVYAADGSLIGWTEVRVVAADGTIVDGAASGGALATTGTELPIGTIGTGVLLLLLGGVLVAMRSRRRAA, from the coding sequence ATGCCCCGCCTCAACCGCGTGTTGACGATGACCGCCGCGTGCGCCATCGGTGCAACCGCTCTCATCGCGACACCCGCCGTCGCCATCGCCGCCCCAGCGCCGGGGCTCCAGATCAACGAGGTCGAGTCCTCCGGGGGCGTCCCCGGCGACTGGATCGAGTTCACCAACACCGCCGCCACCGCTATCACGCTCGACGGCTGGGTCGTGAAGGACAACAAGGACGACAGCAACTACGCGTTCCCCGCCGGCACCGTCGTCGAGCCCGGCGCGTTCCTCGTCGTCGAGGAGGAGCAGCTCGGGTTCGGCCTCGGCAAGGAGGACTCCGTCCGCTTGTTCGACCCGACCGCGGCACTCGCCGACGAATACTCGTGGACCGGCCACGCCGTGATCACGTACGGCGTCACCGCCGACCGCTCCGGCTGGGCCGAGACCACCGAGTCGACGAAGGGCGTGGCGAACGTCTTCACCGCACCCGAGGTCCCCGAGACCCCCGGCGAGATCCGCATCAACGAGATCGACTCACAGCCCGCCGACTGGGTCGAGTTCTTCAACCCCGGCACCGAGGCACTGGACATCTCCGGGTATGAGATCCGCGACAACTCCGACGACCACCGCTGGCAGTTCCTGCCCGGCACGTCGATCGCGGCGGGCGAGTTCCTCGTCGTCGAGGAGTCGACCGTCGGCCTCGTCGGCGGCGTGGAAGCAGCCTTCCGCGACCCGATCGGCATCGGCAGCGCCGACGAGATCCGCCTCTTCGACGACGCCGGCACGCTCATCGACCGCTCCGGCACCTGGAGCGGCCACCCGGTGATCGGCGGCGACTCGCTCGCAGCGACCCTCGCCCGCTGCCCCGACGGCGAAGGCCCGTTCGTGCTCGCCAACATCACCAAGGGTGCGGCGAACGACTGCGTGCTCCCGAACCTCGCCATCAACGAGATCGAGTCGAACGGCGACGCCACCGACTGGGTCGAGGTCGTCAACCTCGAGCCGACCGCCGTCGACCTCTCCGGCTGGACGGTCATGGACGACGACCCGGTGGGCCACGCCGACCAGACCACCCCGCTGCCCGCCGGCACGATCCTCGAGCCGGGCGCCTACTTCGTCTTCGACCAGAACGTGGACTTCGTCTTCGGGCTCGGCAACGGCGACACCGTCACCGTGCGGAACGCGGCCGGCACGACCGTCGCGCAGCACGCCTACGCGGCTCACGCTGAGGGTGTCCTCGCCCGCTGCCCCGACGGTACCGGCGACTTCGCCGACACCGCGGTCTCCACCAAGGGACTCCGCAACGCCTGCGGCAACCCGGTGCGCATCAACGAGGTCGAGTCCGACGGCGGATCGCCCGACGACTGGATCGAGCTCGTCAACCCGACCGCCGCCACGCTCGACGTCTCCGGCATCGTCGTGAAGGACGACGACGACACCCACGCATACGCGATCCCCGCGAACACCACCATCGCGGCCGGCGGCTACCTCGTCATCGAGCGCGCGGCCCTCGGCTTCGGTCTCGGCGGCGGCGACACGGTCCGCCTCTTCGAGGGCGACGCACTCCTCGACTCCACCACGTGGGGCGAGGGACACCCGGCCACCACCTGGGGTCGCTGCCCCGACGCCACCGGTGCCTTCGCCGCGACCAGCGAGTCGACCAAGGGCGCCGCGAACGTCTGCGCCGGCGAGATCCCCGTCGGCCCGTGGCCCGGCTCGCCCGACGTCACCGTGCTCGACACGACGCCGACGTTCCTCGAGGACAGCTCGGGCCTCGACACCCAGGTCACCGCCGACGGCGCGTTCCTCTGGGCGGTCGACAACGGCACCGGCACGTTCTGGAAGCTCGCCATCGCCGCTGACGGTTCCGTCTCGTTCGTCGACGGTTGGGAGCAGGGCAAGCGCGCCCGCTTCCAGAAGGACGCCTCGAACCCCGCTGCGGCCGGCCCCGACACCGAGGGCATCACGGTCGACGGCGCCGGGTCCGTCTATGTCGGCGTGGAGCGCGACAACAGTGTGAAGGGCACGACGCTGAACGCCGTGCTCAAGGTCGACCCGAACGCGCCCGGACCGGACGTCGTCGCCTCCGAGGAGTGGGACCTCACGGCCCTGCTGCCGACGGTCGGCGCGAACCTCGGCGTCGAAGCGGTCGAGTGGGTGGCCGACGGTGACCTCGCCGGCAAGCTCTTCGACGACAACACGAAGGCGACGTACGACCCGGCCAACTACGCGGGTCACGGCGACGGGCTGTTCTTCGTCGGCGTCGAGGACACCGGCGACGTGTACGCGTTCGCGCTGAACGCCGACGGCTCGGCCACGCTCATCTCGACGATCGACCCGGGCCTCCCGGCGGTCATGGCGCTCGACTACGACACGACCCTCGGCGTGCTGTGGGCCGTGTGCGACGACGGCTGCGCGGGCACCGGTGCGCAGATCACGCTCAACGGGACCGAGCAGCCGGGCATCGCCCAGGTCGCCCGCCCGGCAGGCCTGCCCGACCTCAACAACGAGGGCTTCGCGACCGCGCCGGCCTCGCTGTCGGTCGACGGGAAGCGTCCCGTGTACTGGTTCGCCGACGGCTTCGCTTCCGAGGCCCTGCGTCTCGGGTCGCTGCCCGGCACGACCGCGCCGCCCGTGACGCCGCCGACCGGTGGGGTCACGCCGCTGCCCGGCACGAGCCTCACCGAGGCCAACCGTGGCGCGATCACGCTGGCCGACACCGTGCGGCGGGGCGAGACCGTGACGGTCGGGCTCGAGGACCGGTTCGCGGCCACGGCTGTCGAGGTGTGGCTGTACTCGACGCCCGCGCGGATCGCCGCGGGCACGACGAACGCCGCCGGTGACCTGCTGGCGACCATCCCGGCCGACGCCACGCTGGGCGACCACCGGGTCGCGGTCTACGCGGCGGACGGTTCGCTCATCGGGTGGACCGAGGTGCGCGTCGTCGCAGCCGACGGGACGATCGTCGACGGCGCGGCCTCCGGTGGGGCGCTCGCCACGACCGGGACCGAGCTGCCCATCGGCACGATCGGGACGGGCGTGCTCCTGCTCTTGCTCGGTGGCGTCCTCGTCGCGATGCGATCGCGTCGCCGGGCGGCCTGA
- a CDS encoding GNAT family N-acetyltransferase: MANSKDFDARYELREFPFANGTDGEPTPESLAALDAIGFGFHEPTPKPEARKRKVNELIADEAVLLGAYLRNPQPGSVDETWPAGTFSWFPKALSWGDGTSINTQAVSDVTVRPTERRRGILRRMMTHALERGVADGYAIAALTASEGTIYRRFGFGSAIRERNVVVKRAKALPFLASTTGIVSVVTPEYLADGVARQVFDRFDERSIGSMVRNTGSWPLVLGTLGRDGEPAKDTRAAVHRPADGEDVDGYVTWRMVEQPGGQTGIEIIDLVYATDAAYLSLWEFLLSIDLNDVVKYNRARLDDPIIAALGDNRAYDIEHEEDHVWLRVLDLPAVLASRPYAADGSLTIAVTDALGYAAGTFRLEVTGGRGTATKLSDETDAAGADLALDVADLGALLLGAVSPVTLAAGGVLHAADEQAPLLLRSMLQTPRAPHGITFF; the protein is encoded by the coding sequence GTGGCCAACAGCAAAGATTTCGACGCCCGTTACGAGCTCCGTGAGTTCCCGTTCGCGAACGGGACCGACGGTGAACCGACCCCGGAGAGCCTGGCGGCGCTCGACGCCATCGGGTTCGGCTTCCACGAGCCCACCCCGAAGCCCGAGGCGCGCAAACGCAAGGTGAACGAGTTGATCGCCGACGAAGCGGTCCTCCTCGGCGCCTACTTGCGCAACCCGCAACCCGGCTCGGTCGACGAGACCTGGCCCGCCGGCACGTTCTCCTGGTTCCCGAAGGCGCTCAGCTGGGGCGACGGCACGTCGATCAACACGCAGGCGGTCTCCGATGTCACGGTCCGCCCGACCGAGCGCCGTCGCGGGATCCTCCGTCGCATGATGACGCACGCGCTCGAGCGCGGCGTCGCCGACGGGTATGCGATCGCGGCCCTCACCGCCAGCGAGGGGACCATCTACCGTCGCTTCGGGTTCGGCTCCGCGATCCGCGAGCGCAACGTCGTCGTGAAGCGCGCGAAGGCGCTGCCGTTCCTCGCGTCGACCACCGGCATCGTGTCCGTCGTCACCCCCGAATACCTCGCCGACGGTGTCGCGCGTCAGGTGTTCGACCGCTTCGACGAGCGCTCGATCGGTTCGATGGTCCGCAACACCGGATCCTGGCCACTGGTCCTCGGCACGCTGGGTCGCGATGGCGAGCCCGCGAAGGACACCCGTGCCGCGGTGCACCGTCCGGCCGATGGCGAAGACGTCGACGGGTACGTCACGTGGCGCATGGTCGAGCAGCCCGGTGGGCAGACCGGCATCGAGATCATCGACCTCGTCTACGCAACGGACGCCGCCTACTTGTCGCTCTGGGAGTTCCTGCTTTCCATCGACCTCAACGACGTCGTGAAGTACAACCGTGCCCGCCTCGACGACCCGATCATCGCCGCCCTCGGCGACAACCGGGCGTACGACATCGAGCACGAAGAAGACCACGTGTGGCTGCGGGTCCTCGACCTGCCTGCCGTCCTCGCGTCTCGTCCCTATGCGGCCGACGGCTCGCTCACCATCGCGGTGACCGACGCGCTCGGCTACGCGGCGGGCACCTTCCGCCTCGAGGTGACGGGCGGTCGCGGCACGGCGACGAAGCTGAGCGACGAGACCGATGCGGCTGGTGCGGACCTCGCGCTCGACGTCGCCGACCTCGGCGCCCTGCTGCTCGGTGCGGTCTCCCCGGTGACCCTCGCCGCCGGCGGGGTGCTGCACGCCGCCGACGAGCAGGCGCCGCTCCTCCTGCGGTCGATGCTGCAGACCCCGCGTGCCCCGCACGGGATCACCTTCTTCTAG
- a CDS encoding bleomycin resistance protein, whose protein sequence is MTATQHDRATPNLPSRSFDVTEAFYSAFGFEQTFRDEGWLILVRGGLQLEFFPAPDLDPASSSFMCCLRVAEVDELADAIRRSGVPERTTGAPRLHPVRMQDWGFRAGFLIDPDGTQLTLIEQRD, encoded by the coding sequence ATGACCGCGACCCAGCACGACCGCGCGACGCCGAATCTGCCGTCACGCAGCTTCGACGTGACCGAGGCCTTCTACTCGGCCTTCGGCTTCGAGCAGACCTTCCGCGATGAGGGCTGGCTGATCCTCGTCCGCGGGGGTCTGCAGCTCGAGTTCTTCCCGGCGCCCGACCTCGACCCGGCGTCGAGCAGCTTCATGTGCTGCCTGCGAGTCGCCGAGGTCGACGAGCTCGCCGACGCGATCCGACGGTCGGGCGTCCCGGAACGCACGACTGGAGCACCGCGACTCCACCCGGTGCGGATGCAGGACTGGGGATTCCGAGCCGGCTTCCTGATCGACCCGGACGGCACGCAGCTGACTCTCATCGAGCAGCGCGACTGA
- a CDS encoding carbohydrate ABC transporter permease, whose amino-acid sequence MTVLTTPPRGDAATGKPSVTAPPAERRTRRRFSLWHLVLAPIAIIFAIPFVQMFITSVTPESEINTFPPRILPSHITFDGFAKLFTESGILLWLGNTVIVSAVAVASHLVLCSLAGYGFARLKFRGKTMGFLMIVATIMIPTQLLMIPTYILFSRLGLIDSLGAAIVPWLASAFGIFLMRQFFLSLPAELEEAALIDGCTRLQVFFRVILPLAKPALATLAIFTLLGSWNDLVWPLIAINNDQVFTLQLGITNFQGARRTDWALLMAGNVVATLPLILFFMVAQKQFVATMTFSGLKG is encoded by the coding sequence ATGACCGTCCTGACCACCCCACCGCGTGGCGACGCCGCCACCGGCAAGCCCTCGGTCACCGCACCGCCCGCCGAACGCCGCACCCGTCGGCGCTTCAGCCTCTGGCACCTCGTGCTCGCGCCGATCGCGATCATCTTCGCGATCCCGTTCGTGCAGATGTTCATCACCTCGGTGACGCCGGAGTCGGAGATCAACACCTTCCCGCCGCGGATCCTCCCGTCGCACATCACCTTCGACGGCTTCGCGAAGCTGTTCACGGAGTCGGGCATCCTGCTGTGGCTCGGCAACACGGTCATCGTGTCGGCCGTCGCCGTCGCCTCCCACCTCGTGCTCTGCTCGCTCGCCGGCTACGGCTTCGCCCGCCTGAAGTTCCGCGGCAAGACGATGGGCTTCCTCATGATCGTCGCCACGATCATGATCCCCACGCAGCTGCTCATGATCCCGACCTACATCCTGTTCTCGCGGCTCGGACTCATCGACAGCCTGGGCGCCGCGATCGTGCCGTGGCTCGCGTCCGCGTTCGGCATCTTCCTCATGCGGCAGTTCTTCCTGTCGCTGCCGGCGGAGCTCGAGGAGGCCGCCCTCATCGACGGCTGCACCCGCCTGCAGGTGTTCTTCCGGGTGATCCTGCCGCTCGCGAAACCGGCTCTGGCGACCCTCGCGATCTTCACCCTGCTGGGTTCGTGGAACGACCTCGTCTGGCCGCTCATCGCGATCAACAACGACCAGGTCTTCACCCTGCAGCTCGGCATCACGAACTTCCAGGGGGCACGGCGCACCGACTGGGCGCTCCTCATGGCCGGGAACGTCGTCGCCACGCTGCCGCTCATCCTGTTCTTCATGGTCGCTCAGAAGCAGTTCGTCGCGACCATGACCTTCTCGGGACTCAAGGGGTAG
- a CDS encoding dienelactone hydrolase family protein produces MTDLDHAPTGELSGWVRTPFTGGGVTHDRFEQGSGPGVVLIPELPGLTPEVLGLAEHLVSEGFTVSIPSPFGTPGREGTLGYTLASVSKVCVSAEFKAFATGAHRPVADHVRALAADLAARTPGPGVGVIGMCFSGGFALAAAVDEHVLASVMSQPSTPFPVSRARRIDPGMSAAEFDAVAARAAQGSVCALGLRFSEDKAVPRERFATIAAKLGDAFEVIELDSSPGNPGGFAKTAHSVLTGEVRERDGHPAFEARKRVVAFLRERLASPASTD; encoded by the coding sequence ATGACCGACCTCGACCACGCTCCGACCGGCGAACTCTCCGGCTGGGTCCGGACTCCGTTCACCGGCGGCGGCGTCACGCACGACCGCTTCGAGCAGGGTTCAGGGCCGGGAGTCGTCCTCATCCCCGAGTTGCCTGGGCTCACGCCCGAGGTCCTCGGGTTGGCGGAGCACCTCGTCTCGGAGGGGTTCACCGTCTCGATCCCGTCGCCGTTCGGGACGCCCGGTCGCGAGGGCACCCTCGGCTACACGCTCGCCAGCGTGTCGAAGGTGTGCGTGTCCGCCGAGTTCAAGGCGTTCGCGACCGGCGCGCACCGGCCGGTCGCCGACCACGTCCGAGCCCTCGCAGCCGACCTCGCCGCCCGCACACCAGGACCCGGTGTCGGCGTCATCGGCATGTGCTTCTCCGGCGGCTTCGCGCTCGCGGCCGCCGTCGACGAGCATGTGCTCGCCTCGGTGATGAGCCAGCCGTCGACGCCGTTCCCCGTCAGTCGTGCCCGCCGGATCGACCCCGGCATGTCCGCAGCCGAGTTCGACGCCGTCGCAGCCCGCGCAGCGCAAGGATCGGTCTGCGCCCTCGGTCTGCGGTTCAGCGAGGACAAGGCCGTGCCGCGGGAACGATTCGCGACCATCGCGGCGAAGCTCGGCGACGCCTTCGAGGTCATCGAACTCGACTCCTCACCGGGCAACCCCGGCGGCTTCGCGAAGACCGCACACTCGGTGCTCACCGGCGAGGTGCGCGAACGCGACGGTCATCCCGCGTTCGAAGCCCGCAAGCGCGTGGTCGCCTTCCTCCGCGAGCGTCTGGCGTCACCGGCGTCGACGGATTGA